In Streptomyces sp. NBC_01264, one DNA window encodes the following:
- a CDS encoding ParA family protein produces MLPAQKEAPTAATARSTGPKFIIVIQQKGGAGKSTITVNLAAVAGRSSVQHPDQEAAVIAAGVDPQGSLEAWADRVPEEALPFDYLVTRGKVGILSQLRDSGRRRIIVDTPGFMEIDPDAAWGDDPLGESRVADALREVLDLADLAIVPITPEWLSWQPAEFTIERILKPRGIPFIVVINLHDPRDGETALDRVRAWIAERGYPTMSAPIRKYKIHANAAENGLTVVEYKESGTALRAREDFLSLALCVEQAL; encoded by the coding sequence ATGCTCCCTGCTCAGAAAGAGGCTCCGACCGCCGCCACCGCGCGTTCGACCGGGCCGAAGTTCATCATCGTCATCCAGCAGAAGGGCGGCGCCGGGAAGTCGACCATAACGGTCAACCTCGCCGCCGTTGCCGGGCGTAGCAGCGTTCAGCACCCCGACCAGGAAGCCGCCGTCATCGCGGCGGGGGTCGACCCTCAGGGGTCGCTTGAAGCGTGGGCGGACCGCGTACCGGAGGAGGCCCTGCCCTTCGACTACCTCGTTACGCGGGGCAAGGTCGGCATCCTGAGCCAGCTTCGCGACAGCGGCCGACGTCGCATCATCGTGGACACTCCGGGCTTCATGGAGATCGATCCGGATGCAGCGTGGGGTGACGACCCGTTGGGGGAGAGCCGAGTCGCGGATGCGCTGCGGGAGGTTCTGGACCTGGCAGACCTCGCCATCGTGCCCATCACGCCGGAATGGCTGTCCTGGCAGCCCGCGGAGTTCACCATCGAGCGGATCCTGAAGCCGCGAGGGATCCCGTTCATCGTGGTGATCAATCTCCACGACCCGCGAGACGGGGAGACGGCTCTGGACCGGGTCCGGGCCTGGATCGCGGAGCGGGGCTACCCCACGATGTCCGCCCCGATCCGGAAGTACAAGATCCATGCGAACGCTGCGGAGAACGGGCTGACCGTGGTCGAGTACAAGGAGTCGGGCACTGCTCTGCGGGCGCGGGAGGACTTCCTGAGTCTGGCCCTGTGCGTGGAACAGGCCCTGTGA
- a CDS encoding RapZ C-terminal domain-containing protein: protein MTSTDHQAPVLTVVSFGYDHQDGKQAPPAHLTLDLREHFRDPHVQPALRQMTGRDAEVIDTVLSTPGIPALVAATVQAARAFLSGPSAGPLRIAAGCVGGRHRSVVVAATLGAALADLTPTVTHLHIDRPVLDRSTTPPPADQTDSDPWGAHPAPAAAVPPSYPTAGGARTEVIGPGIWGVYRMPCTGCGSDDNTGDTPSTEAEAVAHRAARYHAKHCYRPAPSNS from the coding sequence ATGACCAGCACCGACCACCAGGCCCCCGTCCTCACCGTCGTGTCCTTCGGCTACGACCACCAGGACGGCAAGCAGGCCCCGCCCGCGCACCTGACTCTCGACCTGCGGGAGCACTTCCGGGACCCCCACGTACAGCCCGCCCTACGGCAGATGACCGGCCGGGACGCCGAGGTCATCGACACGGTGCTGAGCACCCCCGGGATCCCGGCCCTGGTCGCCGCCACCGTCCAGGCCGCCCGCGCGTTCCTCAGCGGGCCGTCCGCCGGACCGCTCCGCATCGCTGCGGGCTGTGTCGGCGGCCGGCACCGGTCGGTCGTGGTGGCCGCCACCCTCGGGGCCGCGCTCGCCGACCTCACCCCGACCGTGACGCACCTGCACATCGACCGGCCGGTGCTCGACCGCAGCACCACCCCGCCCCCGGCCGACCAGACCGACTCCGACCCCTGGGGCGCCCATCCGGCGCCGGCCGCCGCTGTACCGCCCAGCTACCCGACCGCCGGGGGTGCTCGGACCGAGGTCATCGGCCCCGGGATCTGGGGCGTCTACCGGATGCCGTGTACCGGCTGCGGATCCGACGACAACACCGGTGACACACCCTCGACCGAGGCGGAAGCCGTCGCCCACCGCGCCGCCCGCTACCACGCAAAGCACTGCTACCGCCCCGCGCCGAGCAACTCCTGA
- a CDS encoding transfer protein, protein MSLTVPAVAAPHAVITELTLEVPPGQVIRYNLPALCSALQVDDPTRIAVETDGSRRALVTVYPSNPLADMPPPTDEDMLMDRHGRIVVGRYHNGRPARRQMFDPYTGSAQRSLVFGTTGAGKSRTVQYLLACEKRNGVVSWFADLKGGQSAPEAAGHVDWHATSQEEAILMLRVAGAVAEARQRRYHALGRNSFMLGDPDPLIVVRIDEANRLLEKGAPYREEGTRLVKELGRTGRSVGVGVELDAQASHLEELGGSDTLRAMLKEGEVTLLRWSSSMMRQLVADGLLPAGEQLMPIPKSLKPRVLRSQFAPAEEDDDDAPGTQGTAYLLSSPHPTSMMRHFRIGSIAPTPGLDPEILALYGPGDPARLEPESHDAATQIYAVRGTPAMETMIEIFKAEQAEKEAKAAAKKPGGAGAKRLPDRIRAVLADADDPMDAESVHAAVTADGGPAVRIGSIKNALGALVDDGDAVRPGRGLYALNH, encoded by the coding sequence GTGAGCCTGACCGTCCCCGCCGTCGCCGCCCCGCACGCCGTGATCACGGAACTGACCCTGGAGGTACCGCCGGGCCAGGTGATCCGCTACAACCTCCCGGCGCTCTGCTCCGCGCTCCAGGTGGACGACCCCACCCGCATCGCGGTCGAGACCGACGGAAGCCGCCGCGCGCTGGTCACCGTCTACCCGTCCAACCCCCTGGCGGACATGCCGCCGCCCACCGACGAGGACATGCTGATGGACCGGCACGGCCGGATCGTCGTCGGCCGCTACCACAACGGCCGGCCCGCCCGCCGCCAGATGTTCGACCCGTACACCGGCTCCGCGCAGCGCTCCCTCGTGTTCGGCACCACGGGCGCAGGCAAGAGTCGGACGGTTCAGTACCTCCTCGCGTGCGAGAAGCGGAACGGGGTCGTGTCCTGGTTCGCGGACCTCAAGGGGGGCCAGAGCGCGCCGGAGGCGGCCGGACACGTGGACTGGCACGCGACCAGCCAGGAGGAAGCGATCCTGATGCTCCGGGTGGCTGGCGCCGTCGCCGAGGCGCGGCAGCGCCGGTACCACGCCCTCGGCCGCAACAGCTTCATGCTCGGGGACCCCGACCCGCTGATCGTCGTCCGGATCGATGAGGCCAACCGCCTGTTGGAGAAGGGTGCGCCCTACCGCGAGGAGGGCACTCGACTCGTGAAGGAGTTGGGGCGCACCGGCCGGTCCGTGGGCGTCGGAGTCGAGTTGGACGCGCAGGCCAGCCACCTGGAGGAGCTGGGGGGATCGGACACGCTCCGGGCCATGCTCAAGGAGGGGGAAGTGACCCTGCTCCGCTGGAGCAGCAGCATGATGCGGCAGCTGGTGGCGGACGGCCTCCTGCCCGCCGGGGAACAGCTCATGCCGATCCCCAAGAGCCTCAAGCCCCGTGTCCTGCGCAGCCAGTTCGCGCCGGCCGAGGAGGACGACGACGACGCCCCCGGCACCCAGGGAACCGCGTACCTGCTGAGCAGCCCGCACCCGACGTCGATGATGCGGCACTTCCGGATCGGTTCCATCGCGCCGACCCCGGGCCTGGACCCCGAAATCCTCGCCCTGTACGGGCCCGGCGACCCGGCGCGGCTGGAGCCCGAATCACACGACGCGGCCACCCAGATCTACGCGGTGCGCGGCACACCCGCCATGGAAACCATGATCGAGATTTTCAAGGCCGAGCAGGCGGAGAAGGAAGCGAAGGCCGCCGCGAAGAAGCCGGGCGGCGCCGGGGCCAAGCGCCTGCCCGACCGGATCCGCGCCGTCCTCGCCGACGCCGACGATCCGATGGACGCCGAGTCCGTGCACGCCGCCGTCACCGCCGACGGCGGCCCCGCCGTCCGGATCGGCTCCATCAAGAACGCCCTCGGCGCGCTGGTCGATGACGGCGACGCCGTCCGCCCCGGCCGGGGCCTGTACGCGCTCAACCACTGA